The Armatimonadota bacterium genomic interval GCTGAGAATCGGTTTTTTGAGGACTGTTTACAGTAGAGGCATACTGCTACAAGCGAGATATCAGTTATTTGCAGCGATTCTGCGCCTAAAATGAACGCAATATTCGTCTATCGCAATTGCCTCTTTTAATGGCATCTTGACAATCGCTGATGCCCGGTGTAACATACAAACACAGAATAGCACGAACCAAGCTGTGAAGATATAGATCAACTACATTCCATGGTTCGTGCGGAGTCGGTTGAAAAATTACCTCACTTGGCTATTGACCAAGTAATGCAATTTGTGCTCAAATAGCAATTTTGGTGTGCGTGAGCGAAGCTGAAATCCATCCCTTGATTCAGGACCATGTGCCCGCAAGGGCGTGCGGGTTCAACTCCCGCCTTCGGCACCAAATCAGTTCAAAAAGAGTCAAAAAAAAGCCATGTGACCAGGTTGAAAAGCCGAGTGCTCACATGGTTTTTGTTTTGTTGTACATTCCCACTGAAATAGCGTTTGCGACCTGTAAAGTGGTATTATAATCCGTGATAGTTACAATCAGGAGGCTTACAGATGATAGATCCGCGAATGAAAAAACTGGCCGACCTGCTGGTCGGATACTCAGTGAAGGTTCAGACGGGCGAGAAAGTCCTTATAGACTCATATGAAATTCCTTCGGACATGGTCTGCGTGCTTGTAGATCGTGTGTGTCAGGCTGGCGGGCAGCCATTTGTAGACGTCCATGATGCGAGAATAAGACGTGCGCTTATATCCAACTCCACCGAAGAGCAGATGAAGATTCTCGGCAAGCGCGACTTGGAGTTCATGAAAGATATGGACTGCTATATATCTCTGCGCGGCGGCCATAATGTTACCGAACTCTCCGATATTCCCGATGATCGAATGAAAATCTACCAGGAACACTGGCAGAAACCTGTGATGGATCAGAGGGTCGACCATACTAAGTGGGTAGTGCTGCGCTGGCCGTCATCATCGATGGCTCAGCTTGCGGGTATGAGCACGGAGAGCTTTGAGAACTTCTATTTTGACGTGTGCACTCTTGACTACGACAAAATGTCAAAGGCTATGATCCCGCTTAAGGAGCGAATGGAACGAACGGATCGTGTGCGACTAATCGGCCCGAAGGATACAAATCTGGAGTTTTCAATAAAAAACATTCCGGCCATTCTCTGCGATGGGCATGTCAATATACCGGATGGCGAACTCTTTACAGCTCCGGTCAAAGACAGCTCCAATGGAGTGATCCAGTTCAATGCAGGCACGATATACCATGGCAAGCCGTTCGATGACATTCGGCTGGTATTGAAAGATGGCAAGGTTGTCGAAGCGACCGGATCGGACAACAAGGCGCTCAATGATATCCTCGACTCTGACGATGGCGCGCGCTATATCGGGGAGTTTTCGCTCGGCTTTAACCCGCACATAAAGCATGCAATGCGCGACATTCTCTTCGATGAGAAGATCGACGGCTCCATACACTTCACACCCGGACGGGCTTACATGGAGGCCGACAACGGCAATAAGTCGAAAATCCACTGGGATATGGTCATGATCCAAAGACCGGAATACGGCGGTGGCGAGATCTATTTCGATGACGAACTGATCCGCAAAGACGGCCGGTTTGTGCCCGATTATCTGCAGGGCCTAAACCCCGAAAGCCTCGTCTAATTGCTATTGACAGTGCCGTTGTGCCGGTGTAGACTATGGTCTTGGTATCTGAGATATATAGAGGGAAATAAATATGAAGGTAGTTATTTTGGGCTGCGGCAGGGTAGGATCTACAATTGCGACCATGATGGCCCGCGAAGGGCATGAAGTAACTGTTATTGACCAAAACCCTGATTCGTTCCGCAGGCTGGCAAGCGATTTTGAAGGCAAGAAAGTAGTCGGCAATGGGCTTTCGGAAGACACGCTCAAGAAAGCCGACGCGGAACATGCGGATGCGTTTGTTGCCGTAACCAATGGTGATAACAGAAACATAATGTCTGTTCAATTGGCGAAAGTAAGGTTCAAAGTGCCTAAGGTCGTTGCGAGAATATACGATCCGATCAGATCATACGTCTATGCCGATATGGGAATCGACACGATCTGCACGACATGTTTAGGCGCGGGAATATTACACGACAAAATACTCGGCAAGCCATATGATAAGATAGAGCAATACAGCCAGTTCGGACTGGAAGACAAAGTGCTGGAGGCCACCAATGAGTAGAAAGAACCCGATGTATGTGATAATTGTTGGTGGCGGGAAAGTGGGTTATCACCTCTCTAGAGCGCTATGTGCAGAGGGAAATGAAGTCCTTATCATTGAAAAAGACAGAAAGACCGCTGAATTGCTCACTGGTGAACTCGGTGAGACGGTGATGCATGGAGACGGCTGCGAGATCCGCACAATGAATGAGGCCGGAATGGGCAGAGCCAACGTGGTCGTAGCCGTAACGGGCGATGATGAAGACAACCTGGTAATCTGCCAAATGGCCAAAAGAAAATTCGGCGTGCCCAGAACTATTGCCCGCGTCAACGATCCCAAGAACGAAGAACTCTTTCAGCAGCTCGGGATCGACCAGACCGTCAGCAGCACCCGGATCATATTCAACCTGCTCGAACAGCAGATCGAGACGGGACAGGTTATACCCCTTGCCGCTCTTAAGAAGGGCGAAATTGAGGTCGTTGAGGCAGATATCAACTCATCTTCACCGGCCAATGGCGTGAAAATCGGTCAACTTGATTTGCCTGCTAATGCTCTGATCATATCCGTCATTCGTGATGACCACGCTATTATCCCGCACGCGGACACAAAGCTGCGCGCAGGCGACAGCGTGATCGCCATGATTAAAGCAGATAGAGAAAAGGAGCTACGAGATATTTTCTCAGGTGAGCAGGCCTAAATCAGGTGTCAGGTGTTGGGTGATAGGTAATAGTCGGGTTATCTGACATTATTACCTATCGCCTCTATTATGTACATTGCATAAATCAATACGTTGGGTGTTTCGGGAATTTATTCCCGAAACGAGCAGCACGTGTCGGGAATAAGATCGATACACCCAGCCTATCACTGTTGCCTGCTACCTAAGGCCTGTTGCCTAGTACTTCGCATTTGCCAGGACGGACGGGCCGAGCCTTGTGGACTCGATTGCAAGCACAGTTGCTCTTACACACTCGCCGACTTTGCCGCCTGCACCCGAAATCACAACCATCGTTTCATCAGGCAAATGGCCGACTCCTTCGTCACTGCCCAGCCCTTCGCGGTCAATAATAACTTCGATCTCATCGCCAAATCGGTAACTCATCACTTACCTCCGGTCATACCTGCCAGTTTGATATACCACCAGAATGCAAAAAGGACAGGCGCCTAAAAAACGGCCCTGCCTCAGATTAATACTACCGATATTGAATTATCCGCCGCCGGCGCACCCGGCAACCCGATGCCCAACGCTTTCGCCTCCGTCGGGTCCGTCGAGCGATTATACATCCTGTAGGTCAGAATCAACACATTCAAAGCAATGATTCCTCCACCATTCGGCGGCTTACTGCAAGATTTGAGAGATTATAACACCCTTACAAACACATTGCAATAGCCCTTCAAATTTAATATTTGAGATTTGTTGTTTTATATTTAGAAAGGGGTCTGGTTATTCTCCAAGGTCTCCGCGCTCGGCTCGGCGTTCCTGCCGGCGCTCGGTCTTGCGGCGTCGCTTGTGCTGCGCTTTCTTTCCGAGTTCGTGCGGACCTGCCTTTAGAAAGTGAGCCTTTTGCGCAAATAAAGATTTCCCGGGTATTCTGCGGCGCATTATATCACTTCCAGCTTTTTAAGCATGTCTACAGCGAACTTGTCAGCCTTTGTCTGTTTGTATCGACCGTTAAGACCTTCGATATGATCCAGATAGTGCGAAAACTCGTGCAGAAAGATCGCCAGTATAAGGTCTTCGGCACTGCGAAACTTCTCCACACGCAGTTTCTGATAAACCTGGACCTTCCCACGGCGGTCTGTCTTTCTTTCATATTCGGATGTCTTGAACTGAACCTTTACTGGATATCGATTGAATTTATTGATCCTGAGGCGAATCAGCCTGCCATGCTCACGAGCCGGAGTCATGCGATAGTAAGTGCCCGATATATAGCGGCTCGACCCCTTGGGGCAATATTTTAACTCGACCAACAGGCCATCGGTTGGATAGTCTATAACGGCTTCTTTGAGTGCGGTCGACATACTAAATATGGTGCTGTTTTCCACGATCATACCGACGGGAAACCCCTCCGTCCGGATGTATAGAGTCTGTTGGTCAGATACGCGCCGATGAAGGCCATTACAAACATTCCGAAGATCGAGTAGAGCATAATCGGATTATATTGGAGATTGATCGACACTCCCGAACTCGACTTTATGGAACCGGCATGAATGGTCGATTGCCATGCCAGTGCGCATATGAACATGGTAAGAGCCAGATATGCGGCGTGGATTACGGCGATGCGAATGGCAGTTGGCAGGGAGCCGTCACGGGAGCCCCAGCGGACTGCCAAAGCTCCTGAGGTCAGCCCTATTATCGCCATAAGGACCAGGCCGACATATGCAATGCCGCCAAGTTGTTTTTGTGTGTCCCGGCCTTGGAAGTGAGTCCGCATGCCGGTGTATAGGTTCAGATTGG includes:
- a CDS encoding aminopeptidase, encoding MIDPRMKKLADLLVGYSVKVQTGEKVLIDSYEIPSDMVCVLVDRVCQAGGQPFVDVHDARIRRALISNSTEEQMKILGKRDLEFMKDMDCYISLRGGHNVTELSDIPDDRMKIYQEHWQKPVMDQRVDHTKWVVLRWPSSSMAQLAGMSTESFENFYFDVCTLDYDKMSKAMIPLKERMERTDRVRLIGPKDTNLEFSIKNIPAILCDGHVNIPDGELFTAPVKDSSNGVIQFNAGTIYHGKPFDDIRLVLKDGKVVEATGSDNKALNDILDSDDGARYIGEFSLGFNPHIKHAMRDILFDEKIDGSIHFTPGRAYMEADNGNKSKIHWDMVMIQRPEYGGGEIYFDDELIRKDGRFVPDYLQGLNPESLV
- a CDS encoding NAD-binding protein, whose product is MSRKNPMYVIIVGGGKVGYHLSRALCAEGNEVLIIEKDRKTAELLTGELGETVMHGDGCEIRTMNEAGMGRANVVVAVTGDDEDNLVICQMAKRKFGVPRTIARVNDPKNEELFQQLGIDQTVSSTRIIFNLLEQQIETGQVIPLAALKKGEIEVVEADINSSSPANGVKIGQLDLPANALIISVIRDDHAIIPHADTKLRAGDSVIAMIKADREKELRDIFSGEQA
- a CDS encoding TrkA family potassium uptake protein; this translates as MKVVILGCGRVGSTIATMMAREGHEVTVIDQNPDSFRRLASDFEGKKVVGNGLSEDTLKKADAEHADAFVAVTNGDNRNIMSVQLAKVRFKVPKVVARIYDPIRSYVYADMGIDTICTTCLGAGILHDKILGKPYDKIEQYSQFGLEDKVLEATNE
- a CDS encoding TRAM domain-containing protein, with protein sequence MSYRFGDEIEVIIDREGLGSDEGVGHLPDETMVVISGAGGKVGECVRATVLAIESTRLGPSVLANAKY